The sequence below is a genomic window from Providencia rettgeri.
TGCTCTTTCTCACTCCGTGCTTGGCCTATGACTTGTTGTGGGGAGATGAGATCATTTTTCCAATTTGAGATCGCCGAGATCAATTGTTTGAGTAAGTCTTTATCTTCTTCCAATAAATCAAAGGTAAGTTCTTTCAGCAACGCCATCTGGTCTTGGTCGTCAAATAGCGAGAAATTGGCTTTAATACCCAGCGCTTTATATTCACGCTTAATAATTTCTAACCCTAATGTATGGAAAGTAGAAATAATTAAACCGCGAGCTTCTTTTTTCCCCAATGTCTGCGCCACGCGCTCTTTCATTTCCCGCGCCGCTTTATTGGTAAAAGTCACCGCGGCAATTTGCCGAGGCTGATAGCCACATTGGCGAATTAAATGCGCAATTTTATTGGTAATAACACGTGTTTTGCCTGACCCCGCCCCCGCCAATACAAGGCACGGGCCATCGACAAATTCAACTGCCTGCTGTTGGCTTGGGTTTAATCGCATGGCTTCTCTACATCACTCAGTTATTCAAAATAGAATTCGCTACAGATTGTAGCAGAAACCGAACCAACTCTAGAGCAACGATCTTCTCTATTTATAAAAAACAAAAAACCACATCATTCCTAGAAACAATGTGGTTTATATCAAAATGTATTTTTCTAAACTATTGCAAGAGAAAACATGGTGATTATCCAAAGCATTTCGCGTTCTAGGTAGGAAGCAAATAAGATTATCCCAAGGAGCATACTGAAGTATGTGACTTGTGTAATCTTAAGAAGCTGACACCCCTAGAGCGTGAAAGGGGAAGGATAATGAGTTAGCCGACTGCAATCTTCTTCATATCCGTCATATATCCCCGTAAAGTCTTACCGATTTTCTCAATCGGATGATTACGGATAGCTTCATTGATATCACGTAACTGTGCGTTATCAGTGCCATTATCTGCAACTGGCTTCGCTAAATCCCCTGCTTGTAATTTCGTCATGAAATCTTTCAGCATTGGTACAACTGCAAATGAGAACAGATAGTTACCATATTCTGCAGTATCAGAGATAACCACGTTCATTTCATATAAACGTTTACGAGCAATAGTGTTCGCAATCAGTGGTAATTCATGCAGTGACTCATAGTAAGCCGATTCTTCTAAGATACCTGCTTCTAACATCGTATCGAACGCTAACTCAACGCCTGCTTTAACCATTGCAACTAACAGAACACCGTGGTCGAAGTACTCTTGTTCCGCAATTTTCCCATTATATTCAGGGTAATTTTCGAATGCCGTTTTGCCGGTCTCTTCACGCCATGTCAGCAAGTTTTTATCATCATTTGCCCAGTCTGCCATCATGGTTGCAGAAAATTCGCCTGAAATGATGTCATCCATATGTTTGTGGAACAATGGCGCCATGATGGTTTTCAGTTGCTCGGATAACGCATAAGCACGCACTTTCGCAGGGTTAGATAAGCGATCCATCATCAGCGTGATACCGCCTTGTTTCAGCGCTTCAGTGATAGTTTCCCAACCAAACTGAATTAATTTACCTGCGTAGCCTGGCTCAACACCGTCTGCGACCATTTTGTCGTAGCTCAGTAATGCACCCGCTTGCAACATACCACACAGAATCGTTTGCTCACCCATCAGGTCAGATTTAACTTCTGCAACAAATGAGGATTCCAGAACACCTGCACGATGGCCGCCG
It includes:
- the ilvC gene encoding ketol-acid reductoisomerase, with protein sequence MANYFNTLNLREQLAQLGKCRFMQREEFADEAGFLKGKKIVIVGCGAQGLNQGLNMRDSGLDIAYALRDEAIAEKRASWRKATENGFKVGTYEELIPTADLVINLTPDKQHSAVVRAVQPMMKQGAALGYSHGFNIVEVGEEIRKDITVVMVAPKCPGTEVREEYKRGFGVPTLIAVHPENDPKGEGMAIAKAWAAATGGHRAGVLESSFVAEVKSDLMGEQTILCGMLQAGALLSYDKMVADGVEPGYAGKLIQFGWETITEALKQGGITLMMDRLSNPAKVRAYALSEQLKTIMAPLFHKHMDDIISGEFSATMMADWANDDKNLLTWREETGKTAFENYPEYNGKIAEQEYFDHGVLLVAMVKAGVELAFDTMLEAGILEESAYYESLHELPLIANTIARKRLYEMNVVISDTAEYGNYLFSFAVVPMLKDFMTKLQAGDLAKPVADNGTDNAQLRDINEAIRNHPIEKIGKTLRGYMTDMKKIAVG